The DNA window GATAGTCAATTCGACACCGTGGTTTTCGGTTTTTGCAAGGTTCTGCCAGCTCGAAAGGGGTGAGCCCCAGCCTGTAAGACCGTCGGTGATGGGCACAGTACGCTTGTAGAGAAGGCCCTTGGTGTCTGTCTTGAACCATTCGATTGATCCGTCGATGCGGCTGTTGAGCACACCGAAGTCAAGGCCGACGTTCCAGTTATATGATTTTTCCCAGCCGAGGTCGCTGCCGGCAAACGTACCTGTGTACTGTGCGAACTGAACGGGGACACCTCCGACAGTCACACCGGCGTTGGGATAGAGATATGCCTGACTCTGGGTCACGTAAGCGCCTGTACCGCCTGAGTTACCGGTGATACCGTAGCTGACACGGAGCTTTGCATTGTCAAGCCAGCTGCGGGTGTCCTCCAAGAAGCTTTCCTCAGAGATGCGCCATGCGACAGCACCTGCAGGGAATGAATCCCACTTGCTGCCTTCAGAGAACCAGCTGACACCGTCCAGCGGTTTGAGAATGTGAGAAGATAACGGCCTTTGTAATTATAGTTCACACGGAACGCATACGACATTTTCTGTGTGCGGGAATAGTCAGAGTAAGTGTAGGGGCTGGTCGAGCCGGAGAGAAGACGATGATACTGCCACGAGTCAACGAGGAAACCGCCGCTGCCGGCGATAGTCTGTTCGTTTGTATTCTTATTATAAGAGGTAATGAACTGCGCGCCAAACGAGTGGTCTTTGATATCGGCATTGTATGAGAGAATATTTTCCCATGTATATGACCAGCCGTTGTCATGTGTCTTCTGTGCGTAGGGTGACGACGCATACGATGGCTGGTTTGCGTTCGCCTGACTGCCCCAGTACTGGCCGAGACGGCTGTCAGAGAGAGTAGTGCTGAGCTGTGAGCGGAGTTTCAGACCGGCAATGGGAGTAAGTTCAAGATAACCGATAGAGTTGATGTAGGTTGACTTGGTATTGTTGGCATACTGGTTTTCGATGAAGTCGCCCATCGGAGAATACTGTCCGTTGATGAACTCATGGTTAAGCTTTCCGTTCTCGTCATAAGCATCGCCAAGAGGGAACGAGGTCAGTGACTTTGTATAGGTGTTCTTTACGCCTCGGTTGCGGTCTGAATAAGTAAGGTTGCTCGTGAAACCGATTGTGGCATACTTGTTGATTTCCTGATCGATATTGAGACGGAGAGTGTAGCGGTTGATATTGTCGTTCTCAAGCAGACCTTCTTCCTTCGCGTAGGAAGTCGAAGCGAAAATACGGGTCTTCTGTGTGCCTCCGCTGACTGAAAGAGCATATTTCTGTGTGGTCGCACGATGTCCTGACACGAGGTCAACCCAGTCAATCCACTTGCCCTGATTGTAGGCTTCCGTATAGAGCGGATTGCCGAGCAGGGTGCTCATATCAGAAGGATAATTTCCGGTGGTATACTTGTAAGCCTCGCTCTGGTAAGCTACCCATTCGTCACCAAGCATACCGTGCTTGTAGTTTGCATCGCCACTGAATCCGTAGTAGGCATCGAAGTTGACCACAGCCTTGCCTTCCTCTCCTCGCTTGGTAGTGATAATGATCACACCGTTAGCACCGGCCGAACCATAGATAGCCGTAGAGGAGGCGTCCTTGAGGATGTCGATTGACTCTATATCGCTCGGATTAACCTGATTGTAGCTGCCGGGAAGACCATCGATGATGAAAAGAGGCTCGTTGCTGCCATAGATTGAACGCGAGCCACGAAGAAGGATGCTGACATCGCTGCCGACCTCACCGCTTGCCTTGGTGATGTCCATACCGGCGACCTTGCCGGAAAGGGCTTCCATCACGTTGTTGGTAGGAGCGACCACTACGTCAGAATTTTTCATCGAGGAGACAGCGCCAGTAAGGTCTTTACGCTTGACAGTGCCGTAGCCGATGACTACTACCTCATCAAGCACCTCGCGGTTTTCTCTGAGGGTGACATTAATCACGCTTTTTCCGGCGACGGAAACTTCTTCAGTGACATAGCCGACATAGCTGATGACGAGCACAGCATTGTCAGCCACATTGTTGAGGGCAAAATTACCGTCAATGTCGGTGACTGTGCCCATTTTGGTGCCTTGAACTGCGACATTAGCACCGATTACCGCTTCACCGGCTTCGTCAGTGACCGTGCCGGTAACAGATTTTGCCTGAGCGGTGGCCGCAAAAGCCATCACTGCCAGCATCAGGGTAAGGATATTTCTGCCTAAGCTTTTTACCCCCCCCAATTAACATCTTTTAACAACTTTCTGTTTTCCATGATGTAATAATGAGTGGTATTAAAAAAATTAAAATGAATTTTCGTTGGTATCGTGAGGTTTTCTATAATGCAGGTATATAAATTACAATAAGATGGCGACAAAGTTAACAATAATTTTGATAATACCATCAATTTTTACTTAAAATTATACTGATTTCCCTCGACAATAAGCCAATACCCATTATTACAATATGAATAGTCTATAATCAGAACACCTCATAGTCCAGTCCCGCCGTATCGAGTGCACACTTGAGTGTGCACGTAGGATTGACCAGAATACGGCGGACAAACGGCAACAGCAGCAAGGGCAGGTCATCGTCATGATCGGTCACCACAGCCTCGACATTCCAGCCCCTCTCCCCGGCAAGAGCGCAGACAAGACGACGTTTGGTCTCTCCGCGAGTCTCGACATAGCCGTCATACGCGCCACTAAGCGGAGTCGCTATCCACTCATCGAAATTCAGATGTCTGAACAGATAAGGGATATACAGGTCAGGGGCGGCGGTGGCGAGCACAATCCTTGCTCCCTCCGACCTCAGCCGGTCAAGTTCACGAACCAGCCGTGGATTAAGCGCGCCGGCGAGCTGAGAGGCAAATTCAGTCAGATCCCTGTCTGACATGGCCTGCGTGCCGAGACGGTGGATCGGATATTTCATGGCCACATGGCTTATCACCCCTGCTTTTCTGGCAGCAAGGAGCCCTATCACCTTAGCAAGCGAAGTGTATGCTCCGCGCTCTTTAAGACGCCCGACAAGAAAGCGGATGAACATCCTGAATGAATTTCCCTGCAGCAGAGTGCCGTCAAGATCGACAACGACACATGGAATCTCCCGATCCACACGTGTCAGGCTTTCATATCCATTGACCATGGAAAACGTATTAAAGTTTTATTACGATAAAGAGCATAGTCGGGAGAGATGACAGGCCGCGAGGTCGTCACGGTTATCACAGCCGAACGCACCTGTGCCGACGGACACGCCTCACGCAGAGAGCTGACAACGGCTTCAAGTGTCACACCGCTGTCGACGGCATCGTCGACCACCAGAATCCTCCTTGCCCCAAGGGCGGTTATTTCCTCAGGAATCTCCACGCGCCCTACCCTCCTGCGAGGTCTGAGTGCGAGCAGACGGGCCTCGACCATCCTCATGAAATCGAGCACGCGTGCCGGAAGCAGGGGGAGCAATCCTGCCACGAGTCCCTTATGACGTGTCGACGGGCGCTGCAACTCCACTACAGCCAGCCGGGCTCCGGGAAATTCGCCGAGCATCTCTCTTGCCACATACTCGCCTCCAGTCCGTATGCCAACCATAAGCTCGGGCATAAATTTATCGCCCTCCACAACTTCGGCAAGCATCCGGCAGGCAACTGCGAAACGCCTGCTGTCTAAAGTAACAACCTTCATATTCTTCTTACTATTTTTTCTTACTACATCAACGATTTTTCCTACTACCGCCATAGACCAAAGGCGATACGGCTTTCAGCATGCGCTCCCCGAGATATGAAACGAGAATCCCAAGTTTGTTTTTCATCCTGACATGCGGATTCAGCAGACTCTCGCGCCGATAGCGTCTGATGAGCTGCCAGCATTCGTGAGAAATCCGCGCGTATTCTCCATTCCGGTCATGAATGGCAAGCAGACAATACATGTTGAAATTGGCGCTTAACCGACGGTCGCGAGCCGCGGGAAGAAGCCCGGGACAATTCTTGGCCATAAAATCCTCAAGGCGCGATGTGACCTTCAGCACATCGAGGCGCGCAGGAGAAAACCGGTTCGTAAGACTGCCGGGAGTGTCACGGTAGAAATAGACAGGAGCGTCGATGACGGCAATCTTTCCGTCGCGGCCTTCGACCTTATAGAAAAGGTCGAGATCCTCATAGATACAACCCTCGTCGAAGCACACATCGCGCAGACGTTCGCGACGGTAAAGCTTCCCCCACGGAGCAGGGACAATGCCTTCAGACTGATAGAGCACTTTTTCAATGACATCAAGCCGGTCGCAGACCCGTGGCGCGGCATCGCTCCGGGATCCATCAATCTGTCTGAACTCGACTCCACGCCGCCATCCGCCATAAACAAGGTCGCAACCGCTCACATGCGCCGCTCCGAGCAGCAGTTCTATGCTGTTGGGATAGAGAACATCGTCGCTGTCAAGAAAGCTCACCCATTCGCCCCCGGCAATGCGCAAGGCCGCATTGCGGGCGGCCGACACTCCCGACTGCGGTTGGACAAGCGGCCGCACACGGTTGTCGCGAGCGGCATATTCCGCAATAATCCTGCCTGTCGAGTCTGTCGAACCGTCGTCGACAACTATGATTTCAATATCGCGACAGGTCTGCCCGACAGCACTGTCGAGACATTCCCTGAGATATTTTTCAGCGTTGAAAGCCGGGATGATTATTGAGACCATAAGACGAGATAATACCTTTAATCCGCTCCTCAATTCTTTTTGCGTTTGACGGTGTGCGCAACGCCCTCGATTTCGCAGAAAGATTTGCGGTCAAAAATTTTGATTGCAAATCCTCTGTTTCGGTCTTATCAAGAGGCAAAACATAGCCATCAGGAAATTTATCAGGATTATTCCTGACAGCCTGATTAATTTCTTTTGTCTGTGCGCCATAAAAGCGAGCCACATCAGCATCGAGTATCACGCGCAAACCGCGCAACCCGATGATGGCATTCTCTATTTCTTTATAATTCACTAAATTTTCCATGGTACAGAGAGATAAAAACGAAGCGAGACAATCCAAAAGCTACTTCTGACGTTGCAGCTCGAATCCGGCAGTCATTCCATCATACTGGTTAAGGATGGCAGACACACCTTTGAGGGTGTTATTTCCTGTGAGGCTTCCGGCCTTTTCAATCAGCACCATAAGCTTGCTCACGTCAAAGGTCAGCTCCATCTTGTCGCCGTTCATGACTATATAGCTTTCCATCGATCCGATGTTGACTGACTTCAGAGCCTTAAACGTGAAGATAAAATTTCCCGACGAGGCATCCTTTGAAATCGAACCTCCAAGATTTATCAGACGAGCCTTGAACGTAAACGTAGAGTCTTCGGCTATTGTCATCACAAGCGAGGTGAAGCCGGCGGTCTTGTAATATGGTTCGAGCTTGGCTTCAACCTGAGTTGCAGCCGCCGCACCTCCGGCCTTAAGCAAAAGATTGTCGCTTTTGAATGTGACCGCAGGTCCTGAATATTTCCATGTACCCGCGATTTTATCGATGGTCAATGACGAAGAACCGATGCCAAGCTTGTTTGCGACACCCGACAGCAGATCGCCGAGACCACCTGAGGATTTGGTCTGCTGCGAATCGGTCTGTTCGGTCGTGGATGAGCCTTTCGAACCAAGATTTCCGAGTATATCGTTTATATCCCATCCCGAAGCATGGACGGGAGCACTGGCAAACATGATGATCGCAAGGAGAATAAGAAGGAGAATTTTTTTCATAAGGTTAAAGGATTTATAATATTAACATCAATAGTTCGGTAAAATTTGCATATTCAATTGAATATCAATAAGATACAACAACAATTCAATATCAATGCAAACTATTGTGTATCAGTGCGATACAGCTATGCCTGCTCAAAAATTACCGAACTGTTGTAACATAGAATCGGAATCAATAAGAGAGAGTCACGTGGTCAAGCCACAGAGTGCTGCCAATCGACTCACCTTTGACCGGATCAGGACTCGTTGCAATGGCCTCGCTTTCCTCAGCGATTGTGCCGATTGCAGCCGACGAGGCAAACATGACCTTTAGTCCCGTAGCCTTCACACCGAAATAATCATACGTAAGCGAAGCCTTGAAAGCCGTGTAGCTGTTGGCCACGGGCAGATAGGCGGTAGCAGACCCGATGACCCGCGTTTCACCGTCGATATTTCCATAGACCTCGATAATGGCGATGCCATTGTCAGAAGTGTCGGCCTGTGAGGGATTATATTTGTAATATCCGTTGAGCGACATGGGGCGCGAACGCCAGTCGACAATATCGTCATAGGTCTCTTCCATTGTCAACGGATTGAACGAATATGAACCGAGGAATAATTTTCCGGCTGCCCGCGACTTGATTTCAGGGATTACGGGTGAATATTGCAGATAAGGCTGGCCTGTCTGTGTGTAGTCAGGAATAATCGCTCCGTCAATATCAAAAGCGACGCTGCGCAGACACACTGCGAAGCTTGCATCCTCCGTATCGCCGGGAACGGAATATACGGACGGCTGCATGTACCATGTGTTATGGTTTGACGCACGGGTTGAAAAAGTTTTAGCGTTAGTATTGGCCCACTCCCTCGGAACCTGAAGGCTGAACGACTGATGATTCTGCCAATTGAATATGGCCACCGTCGTCTGAGAGTAGCGCCCACCGCTCGCAAGGTTTTTATAAGAGATTCCGTCTTTGCGGTGCTCGAATTCGTCGTTTGGGAGAGCCGGGGCAGACTCCGTCGATAATCTGACCGGCGATGTGAAATCATCCTTGCCGGGATTACGCATCATGGTCGCGGTCAAAGTGTAGTTGGTCGAAGGGTTCAGACCTGTAATGACCACCATCCCCTCTTCCGGGTCGCGATAAAGCACACTCGCACGGCTACCGTTGAGATAGATGTCGAGACCCTTGGCTACGGCAGATATGAGTTCAGGAGTGTCGGCGATGACCTTTACACGAGCATAAGTGGCAAAAGCATCGAACTCAAGGTTGAAATCCGGCATGAAACGGGTAATGCCCACCTCTCCCCTGACCTCCTGACAATAGAGAATCCGGGCATTCAGGTCAGCGCTTCCGGGCGGAATGGCAAAGGAAATGTCATAGATGCCGGCGGAAACCTCACTTACAGAGATTATTTCGGCAGACTGCCACTTTCCGTTGTCGAGAAGCTCGACCGCGACATGAGAGGCGAAATCATCGGCAAGAGTGGCGACACGGATAACGGCCGTCGTCGCGCCTACCATAGCTGAAGAAACCGAGTCGACCACAATCTCCATCGGCTGAGTCTCGACCGTCAGCATGAGCGGATTGCCCACACGGCCATCGATATCCTCTGCCATCAGACCGATAGTGCTTATGGCCTGCGCCTCGTTGAGAAAGACAAAATTTCCGAGGAAGGCCGATAGATCCACATCGATCCTTTGCGGTGAGGAAGTCCATGTCAGGCCATAAGTAGAAAAGATTTCGGCATCCTCTGCCGACAGAGCCAGAAGGTCGGCCTGACGTGGTATGCCGACAGAATTGAGATAAGGAGAATTGACCGTAAGATAAAGATGGGAAAGCCCTGCGGAAGAAGTGACCGCCACCCTGACAGGTTCGTCGGGGATCTCTCCTTCAGGCAGGACATAGATTTCATCGGATGTCCAGCCGGAAGCGGTCAGTTGAGGGGCATCGCTGCAATGAAAGCGCTGTCAATGGTGCGTGAGACGCTTTCCGAACCTACCGTACATGTGACCACCGGGTAGCCACCGCTACTGTCAATCGTGAAGCGATATTCATAAAGCACACCGCTCTCAGTCTGCGCTATCTCAAAAGCCTTGTAGCCGACCTCTCGGCCGTCGGGCATGGTCAGTTCAAGATAGACCGACGTGTGCCCCGGAAGGAGATAGAGAACATCGTCGCATGCGGTGTCATAGCCGAAATAACCTCCCCCCTCGGCATGAAGATAGGCGCGGACCGATTTGAAACCGGCTGACATCTCCGGGTCAAAAGCCACGGTATTGGCCGTGCTGACAGGTCGTAGCGCCATGTCCTGATGCAATGTCTGCCCCGGCAGGATGTCAATATCAGCCACGGCACTGTAGTAAGGGCAGTCAAAACCCTCCTGTTCGTAGCCATAGAATGCCTGAAGATGATAAGATCCGGTATAATATATGTCATCCTGAGGAAAATCAGTAAACGAAGACCATACATGAGAATACGATCCGGCGACTGACCGCATAAAGACACCTGTCTGAGCTATCTCAGGCAACAAAAACTCAGGTGCTCCGACTACCGCTCCGTCAGGATAGTAGAATGTGTTGTCAATTTCTATGTTGAGTGACAGACGTCCCGTTCCTGCGCTGACAATTGTCTTATCGTCAGAACAGGAGATAGAGAAAAGAGCGGGACAGATAAACACCAAGGTCTCCAAGAACCGAAGGCGTAATGCTGACTTATGGGTAATCAAAAGAATGTGAATAATGATTGTTTTGAAAAAATTCAGAGCGTTATGTGGGTAGCCTGAAGAGGTGTCTGGAGAAAAGTCCCGGCAAGCGAGGCGAAACGTCCGGCATTCTCGGTGGTGAGGTAGGTGCAAGCGCCTCCACGGGTACACTTCTCGTCCATCTCTGGGTGACGCTTGAGATAGTCGCGCAGA is part of the Duncaniella dubosii genome and encodes:
- a CDS encoding haloacid dehalogenase-like hydrolase: MVNGYESLTRVDREIPCVVVDLDGTLLQGNSFRMFIRFLVGRLKERGAYTSLAKVIGLLAARKAGVISHVAMKYPIHRLGTQAMSDRDLTEFASQLAGALNPRLVRELDRLRSEGARIVLATAAPDLYIPYLFRHLNFDEWIATPLSGAYDGYVETRGETKRRLVCALAGERGWNVEAVVTDHDDDLPLLLLPFVRRILVNPTCTLKCALDTAGLDYEVF
- a CDS encoding ORF6N domain-containing protein, which codes for MENLVNYKEIENAIIGLRGLRVILDADVARFYGAQTKEINQAVRNNPDKFPDGYVLPLDKTETEDLQSKFLTANLSAKSRALRTPSNAKRIEERIKGIISSYGLNNHPGFQR
- a CDS encoding DUF4493 domain-containing protein, which gives rise to MFICPALFSISCSDDKTIVSAGTGRLSLNIEIDNTFYYPDGAVVGAPEFLLPEIAQTGVFMRSVAGSYSHVWSSFTDFPQDDIYYTGSYHLQAFYGYEQEGFDCPYYSAVADIDILPGQTLHQDMALRPVSTANTVAFDPEMSAGFKSVRAYLHAEGGGYFGYDTACDDVLYLLPGHTSVYLELTMPDGREVGYKAFEIAQTESGVLYEYRFTIDSSGGYPVVTCTVGSESVSRTIDSAFIAAMPLN
- a CDS encoding lipocalin-like domain-containing protein; the encoded protein is MKKILLLILLAIIMFASAPVHASGWDINDILGNLGSKGSSTTEQTDSQQTKSSGGLGDLLSGVANKLGIGSSSLTIDKIAGTWKYSGPAVTFKSDNLLLKAGGAAAATQVEAKLEPYYKTAGFTSLVMTIAEDSTFTFKARLINLGGSISKDASSGNFIFTFKALKSVNIGSMESYIVMNGDKMELTFDVSKLMVLIEKAGSLTGNNTLKGVSAILNQYDGMTAGFELQRQK
- a CDS encoding glycosyltransferase family 2 protein — protein: MVSIIIPAFNAEKYLRECLDSAVGQTCRDIEIIVVDDGSTDSTGRIIAEYAARDNRVRPLVQPQSGVSAARNAALRIAGGEWVSFLDSDDVLYPNSIELLLGAAHVSGCDLVYGGWRRGVEFRQIDGSRSDAAPRVCDRLDVIEKVLYQSEGIVPAPWGKLYRRERLRDVCFDEGCIYEDLDLFYKVEGRDGKIAVIDAPVYFYRDTPGSLTNRFSPARLDVLKVTSRLEDFMAKNCPGLLPAARDRRLSANFNMYCLLAIHDRNGEYARISHECWQLIRRYRRESLLNPHVRMKNKLGILVSYLGERMLKAVSPLVYGGSRKNR
- a CDS encoding phosphoribosyltransferase, with protein sequence MAVVGKIVDVVRKNSKKNMKVVTLDSRRFAVACRMLAEVVEGDKFMPELMVGIRTGGEYVAREMLGEFPGARLAVVELQRPSTRHKGLVAGLLPLLPARVLDFMRMVEARLLALRPRRRVGRVEIPEEITALGARRILVVDDAVDSGVTLEAVVSSLREACPSAQVRSAVITVTTSRPVISPDYALYRNKTLIRFPWSMDMKA